Proteins encoded within one genomic window of Bombina bombina isolate aBomBom1 chromosome 1, aBomBom1.pri, whole genome shotgun sequence:
- the PLEKHF1 gene encoding pleckstrin homology domain-containing family F member 1, which produces MADHLVGTEINDQRIAVVENCFGASGQPLAKPGRVLVGEGILTKECRKKPKPRVFFLFNDILLYGTIVINKIRYTRQHIIPLEDVTIDILKDTLHMKNRWLLKASKKSFVLSAASFTERREWVDHIKECVQQLLEKTGRQPSANHAAPWIPDIVTDICMRCMQTKFTTLNRKHHCRKCGFVVCHECSKYKFLIPGLDQKPVRVCGLCHRKLTSEKIREEEEAKQCALQFHSEMPKYDPSSEEDSDTEENEKNRQWPSNEDFYSSSWSAFHS; this is translated from the coding sequence ATGGCGGACCATCTAGTTGGAACTGAAATTAACGATCAAAGGATTGCTGTAGTAGAAAATTGCTTTGGTGCATCAGGTCAACCCTTGGCTAAACCAGGAAGAGTTTTGGTGGGTGAAGGAATTTTAACAAAAGAATGTAGGAAAAAGCCCAAACCAAGGGTTTTCTTTCTGTTTAATGACATACTTTTGTATGGAACTATAGTGATAAACAAGATACGGTATACTCGCCAACATATAATTCCCCTTGAAGATGTGACTATTGATATACTGAAAGACACACTGCATATGAAAAATCGGTGGTTGCTAAAAGCATCCAAAAAATCCTTTGTACTTTCTGCAGCCTCTTTCACAGAAAGGAGAGAATGGGTAGATCATATCAAGGAATGTGTCCAACAGCTCCTAGAGAAGACTGGGAGGCAACCTTCAGCCAATCATGCTGCTCCCTGGATACCTGACATAGTCACCGATATCTGCATGCGCTGCATGCAGACTAAGTTCACAACTTTGAACCGCAAACACCATTGTCGTAAGTGCGGTTTTGTTGTGTGTCATGAATGCTCCAAGTATAAATTCCTAATTCCTGGTTTAGACCAGAAACCCGTAAGAGTATGTGGTCTTTGCCATAGAAAATTGACATCTGAGAAAATAAGAGAGGAAGAAGAAGCAAAACAGTGTGCGCTACAGTTCCATAGTGAGATGCCAAAGTATGATCCATCCAGTGAAGAGGATAGTGACACTGAAGAAAATGAAAAGAACAGACAATGGCCATCAAATGAAGATTTCTATTCTTCATCCTGGTCAGCGTTTCATAGCTGA